A window from Pokkaliibacter sp. MBI-7 encodes these proteins:
- a CDS encoding nucleotidyltransferase family protein, translating to MNRQQALELLSRSKPELQVRFGVTSLALFGSTVRDTASNDSDIDVLVDFDGPATSKRYFGVQFYLEDLFGCPVDLVTEKALRPELRPFIDKERVNV from the coding sequence ATGAACAGACAACAGGCTCTTGAGCTGTTAAGCCGCAGCAAACCCGAGCTGCAGGTGCGCTTTGGCGTCACCAGCCTTGCCCTGTTCGGCTCGACGGTCCGCGATACGGCCAGCAATGACAGTGATATCGATGTGCTGGTGGACTTTGATGGCCCTGCCACGTCAAAACGCTATTTCGGCGTGCAGTTCTATCTGGAAGACCTGTTTGGCTGCCCGGTTGATCTGGTCACCGAGAAAGCCTTGCGGCCGGAGCTCCGCCCCTTTATCGACAAGGAGCGCGTTAATGTCTGA
- a CDS encoding DUF86 domain-containing protein has translation MSDGSPREWRFYLDDMIDFAGKVQSYTEGFDQTRFQASGITYDATLRNLELIGEAAKHIPAEIRADHAEIPWRMIIATRNRLIHGYLGIDNDTLWSIIRDDIPELLPRLLELKRRHYPD, from the coding sequence ATGTCTGATGGATCACCACGAGAGTGGCGCTTTTACCTCGATGACATGATCGACTTTGCCGGGAAAGTCCAGTCGTATACGGAAGGGTTCGACCAGACTCGCTTTCAGGCCAGTGGCATCACCTATGATGCCACTCTGCGAAATCTGGAGTTGATTGGCGAAGCGGCGAAACACATTCCTGCCGAAATTAGGGCTGACCATGCAGAGATTCCCTGGCGCATGATCATTGCGACACGCAATCGGCTCATTCACGGCTATCTGGGCATCGACAACGACACACTCTGGAGCATCATCCGTGATGATATTCCAGAGCTACTCCCAAGACTGCTTGAGCTGAAACGTCGTCATTATCCTGACTAA
- a CDS encoding alpha/beta hydrolase — translation MTPYHYLIVPGWQGSGEQHWQSYWQHYLPNYQRVEVSDWQQPQREDWIPALDHAIRRCAGPVILIAHSLGCISTAHWAAGASTALRQKVKGALLVAPADVERDGCPEALRPFAPIPTAALPFAAQVVGSSNDYAASEARARELARLWGADVAILPGAGHINVASGHHRWAEGLSYLDQLEQRLDQQRSPWQRMAS, via the coding sequence ATGACCCCTTACCACTATCTGATCGTGCCCGGCTGGCAAGGTTCGGGCGAACAGCACTGGCAGAGCTACTGGCAGCACTATCTGCCCAACTACCAGCGGGTCGAGGTAAGCGACTGGCAGCAACCCCAGCGTGAAGACTGGATACCGGCACTGGACCACGCCATTCGCCGTTGCGCCGGGCCGGTCATCCTGATTGCCCACAGTCTGGGTTGCATCAGCACCGCACACTGGGCGGCAGGTGCCAGTACGGCGTTGCGACAGAAAGTCAAAGGTGCGTTGCTGGTGGCACCCGCCGATGTCGAACGCGACGGCTGCCCCGAGGCCCTGCGGCCTTTTGCACCGATCCCGACCGCAGCGTTGCCGTTTGCCGCCCAGGTGGTGGGTTCCAGCAACGATTACGCCGCCAGCGAAGCCCGCGCCCGTGAGCTGGCCAGGCTATGGGGGGCCGACGTGGCCATTCTGCCCGGTGCGGGCCATATCAACGTCGCCTCTGGACATCATCGCTGGGCCGAAGGGCTGAGCTATCTCGATCAGCTGGAGCAGCGTCTGGACCAGCAACGCAGCCCGTGGCAGCGGATGGCGTCATAA